The genomic DNA CAGGGTGTCCAGCATCAGGTCGGCGTTCTGGAGTCGGGACAGATGGTCGTTCAAGGTCGGCGCCCAGGGCGCGAAGACGATCCGGTCCGTTGCGATCCCGGCCGCCGAGGCCGACCGGAGCAAATTCCCTTCGGCCTCCGCCGTCGTCCGGGCCAGCCACAGCACGGCGTCGGGGATCTTGTGCAGCAGCGCCATCCAGACGGCCCAGACGTCCGGCGTGATCTTGTAAGTGTTGTTGAAGCAGGCCAGCACGAAGCCATCGGCCGGAAGACCGCAGGATGACCGGGGCGGCGCCGGCGGAACCTCGCAACGCCGGTCGCGCGGCAGGAGGCAGCGGGGCAGCCGTGCGACCGCCTCGGTGAAGCCGCTTTCCAGCTCCGGCGGCAAAGAGACGGGATCGGCGATGATGTAATCGATCCAGGGCGCGCCCAGGGTACCGGGATAGCCCAGGAACTGGACCTGCACCGGTGCCGGCCGGGCGGCGACAATGTGCGGCCGCGGGTGACCGGTGTAGCCCTTCAGGTCGATCAGGATGTCGACGCCGTCCCGCCGGATCGCCTCGGCGGCGGCCTCCGCGGTCAGCGAGTCGATGTCGACGAAGCGGTCGACGCCGTCCCGGATGCGGCGGCGCTCGACGCTGCCGTCGTCCGGGCCGTAGCTGTAGGCGAGCACTTGGAAGCGCGACCGGTCGTGCAGCGCCAGCACCTCCGCCAGCAACTGCGCGACCGGGTGCTGGCGGAAGTCGTTCGACAGGTAGGCGATGGTGGCGACGCCCGTCCTGGCGGGTTTTGCCTTCAGCCGCACCGGCTTCGTCCGGATCGTCTGCGCGTGCGCCCGCGCCGCCGCCAGGAGCGAGGGGGCGGAAACACGGTGGGACAGCATCATGGAGGCCTGGACCGGGACGCCCTGCGACGCGATGCTTTCCAGCGTCACCGCGTCGTCGTCGAAGCTGGACCAGTCGCACGACCGCTGCTTCGTCTGGATCAGCCCGACCGTCGCGGTCGGATTTCCGGGTGCGATCCTCAG from Azospirillum brasilense includes the following:
- a CDS encoding tetratricopeptide repeat protein, with amino-acid sequence MNKNRQSSGSSAPDMRKLSDALALAQKGDLGRAVALFEQATRGAALPPQIAGFGRDLYAAVGNAAFGNQRYDDALSAFERARLCDPHHPGILLNIGNTLFRMGAYDRAAEFLEQARSLHPASPDTLLSLSAALFQLGHLAEAERLARQAAVVAPNAPAVWFNLGTALKGQDRLAAAAVAYRRALRIAPGNPTATVGLIQTKQRSCDWSSFDDDAVTLESIASQGVPVQASMMLSHRVSAPSLLAAARAHAQTIRTKPVRLKAKPARTGVATIAYLSNDFRQHPVAQLLAEVLALHDRSRFQVLAYSYGPDDGSVERRRIRDGVDRFVDIDSLTAEAAAEAIRRDGVDILIDLKGYTGHPRPHIVAARPAPVQVQFLGYPGTLGAPWIDYIIADPVSLPPELESGFTEAVARLPRCLLPRDRRCEVPPAPPRSSCGLPADGFVLACFNNTYKITPDVWAVWMALLHKIPDAVLWLARTTAEAEGNLLRSASAAGIATDRIVFAPWAPTLNDHLSRLQNADLMLDTLHYGAHTTASDALWAGLPLVTRLGHTLQARVAASLLHTAGLPDFVTESLAQYESAVLHWANNRAGLDAVRKRLRAERDGGPLFDMNAYTRHLDQALLTMLERQRQGKPPATFTVSG